Proteins from a genomic interval of Gordonia sp. SL306:
- a CDS encoding LuxR C-terminal-related transcriptional regulator gives MIIAAECLGRESEIAELLGRARAATRPEFIALIGDAGIGKSTVLRRLAQVAGEIDLDTLVMWDGRLAQSDVEGILRSATGPVLLLVDDADQNDELVRDITTLVQSNPEAPVLVVLAAADPTPAISALLADTLRVGGIDRDSVAALATARGRVLHPIVVDRLTRHTEGNPRDAIALLDELPTATWSRVDVELPAPSHVVAEVRRRLADATPPTRALIGAITVLSDVDSLGTAVTLGEIDDPLAAVDEALRTGLVVAQTALTPAQTQPHTAGPLIRAAILEVMGIRAVGDLHRRAATVVADPVRKLHHRVAATAIPDPALADDLDALARDRGSDGAWAEAAGLFAQAGRLTPDPLERETRSTLALDALLAAGDCVGAGALVPQVESLRETPLRNAALAYLAILRGRSAEAQVRLDRAWDIVNFDRDPDTAALIAQRYVLHNLVRCQGTELVEWADRAINMAGSQSPAGVEAAVIRGLGLAWSGRPTEATAEYAALTERIRFGAQAQRATMGRGWLQLGLDDVGAARSNLETAVSMANLGGSARISLWALGWLARTQCLTGDWEPALHTVEQGRALARTSGIALATPLLNWTAAQIHSLRGDWEEAERSVQEASTSVGDYEIMRIPDLLARGQIAEAAADYGKVRRTLEPLMRMADDVPGLSEPGWWPWVDVLANALVIDGQLGAADDLLRPYEELVEQRGHRSASARLKYARGRLLGATGEIHQARRTFEEALEILDGLPLRYDLARVNFAYGQTLRRAGKRRAADAVMGTAREMYLSLGAITYVERCERELKAGGLNAIRSDRDAVDLTPQEEAVTELVSRGMSNREVAAELFISPKTVQYHLTRIYAKLGIRSRSELAALRR, from the coding sequence GTGATCATCGCGGCGGAGTGTCTCGGAAGAGAATCCGAGATCGCCGAACTCCTCGGGCGCGCCCGTGCGGCGACCAGGCCGGAGTTCATCGCTCTCATCGGCGACGCCGGCATCGGCAAGAGCACGGTGCTGCGACGACTCGCCCAGGTCGCCGGGGAGATCGACCTCGACACGCTGGTGATGTGGGACGGACGTCTGGCACAGTCAGACGTCGAGGGCATCCTCCGGTCGGCCACGGGACCTGTGCTCCTGCTCGTCGACGACGCCGACCAGAATGACGAGCTCGTCCGTGACATCACAACGCTGGTGCAATCGAACCCCGAAGCACCGGTGCTCGTCGTGCTCGCCGCCGCCGATCCGACGCCGGCGATCAGCGCGCTGCTGGCCGATACCCTCCGCGTCGGGGGCATCGATCGAGACAGCGTCGCGGCCCTGGCCACGGCGCGCGGCCGAGTGCTCCACCCGATCGTCGTCGACCGCCTGACCAGGCACACCGAGGGCAACCCCCGCGATGCCATCGCCCTTCTCGACGAACTGCCCACGGCCACCTGGTCCCGGGTCGACGTCGAACTGCCGGCGCCGTCGCACGTCGTGGCGGAGGTTCGTCGACGGCTCGCGGACGCCACCCCACCGACCCGTGCGCTCATCGGGGCGATCACCGTGCTCAGCGACGTGGACTCGCTGGGTACCGCCGTCACTCTCGGCGAGATCGACGACCCGCTCGCCGCGGTCGACGAGGCGCTACGGACCGGGTTGGTGGTGGCGCAGACGGCGCTGACACCCGCACAGACACAGCCGCATACCGCGGGCCCGCTGATACGGGCCGCGATTCTGGAGGTCATGGGTATCCGCGCCGTCGGGGATCTCCACCGTCGGGCGGCGACGGTCGTCGCCGATCCCGTCCGAAAACTCCATCATCGCGTCGCCGCGACTGCGATCCCGGACCCCGCTCTGGCCGACGACCTGGACGCACTCGCCCGTGACCGGGGCTCCGATGGCGCATGGGCAGAGGCAGCCGGGCTCTTTGCGCAGGCGGGTCGCCTGACACCGGATCCGCTGGAACGCGAGACACGTTCGACACTCGCGTTGGACGCATTGCTCGCCGCCGGTGACTGCGTCGGCGCCGGAGCGCTGGTGCCCCAGGTGGAGAGCCTCCGGGAGACCCCGCTGCGAAATGCCGCGCTCGCGTATCTCGCCATCTTGCGCGGCCGCTCGGCCGAAGCGCAGGTACGTCTCGACAGAGCCTGGGACATCGTCAATTTCGACCGTGACCCCGATACCGCCGCCCTCATCGCGCAGCGTTACGTCCTGCACAACCTGGTCCGATGTCAGGGCACGGAGCTGGTGGAATGGGCCGATCGTGCCATCAACATGGCGGGCAGCCAGTCGCCGGCCGGGGTGGAAGCGGCCGTGATCCGCGGACTCGGCCTCGCGTGGTCCGGACGACCCACCGAGGCGACCGCCGAATACGCCGCCCTCACCGAACGGATTCGGTTCGGGGCACAGGCGCAGCGCGCGACGATGGGCCGTGGGTGGCTGCAACTGGGGCTCGACGACGTCGGCGCGGCGCGCAGCAATCTGGAGACCGCGGTGTCGATGGCCAATCTCGGCGGCTCGGCGCGGATTTCGTTGTGGGCGCTGGGCTGGCTGGCTCGGACACAGTGCCTCACCGGGGATTGGGAGCCGGCGCTGCACACCGTGGAGCAGGGGCGTGCGCTCGCTCGGACCAGCGGCATCGCGCTGGCCACGCCATTGCTGAATTGGACAGCAGCGCAGATCCATTCGCTGCGCGGCGATTGGGAGGAGGCCGAACGCAGCGTCCAGGAGGCGTCGACCTCCGTGGGTGACTACGAGATCATGCGGATTCCGGACCTGTTGGCGCGCGGTCAGATCGCCGAGGCCGCTGCCGACTACGGCAAGGTGCGCCGGACGCTGGAGCCGCTGATGCGGATGGCCGACGACGTCCCCGGACTCAGCGAACCAGGATGGTGGCCGTGGGTCGACGTCCTGGCCAACGCGCTGGTCATCGACGGCCAACTCGGTGCCGCCGATGACCTACTACGGCCGTACGAGGAACTCGTCGAACAGCGCGGGCACCGCTCGGCATCGGCGAGACTCAAGTACGCCCGTGGCCGACTACTCGGGGCGACGGGCGAGATACACCAGGCCAGAAGAACTTTCGAAGAGGCGCTGGAGATCCTGGACGGACTGCCGCTACGGTACGACCTCGCTAGGGTCAACTTCGCGTATGGTCAGACGCTGCGACGCGCGGGTAAACGCCGGGCTGCCGATGCCGTCATGGGGACGGCGCGGGAGATGTATCTGTCACTCGGTGCGATCACGTATGTCGAGCGGTGCGAACGTGAGCTCAAGGCGGGCGGGCTGAACGCCATCCGATCCGATCGTGATGCCGTCGACCTGACGCCGCAGGAGGAGGCCGTCACTGAGCTCGTCTCCCGCGGCATGTCGAACCGAGAGGTGGCGGCCGAACTGTTCATCTCCCCCAAGACCGTTCAGTATCACCTGACACGCATCTATGCCAAGCTCGGAATCCGGTCACGATCGGAGCTCGCGGCGCTGCGGCGTTGA
- the benC gene encoding benzoate 1,2-dioxygenase electron transfer component BenC yields the protein MTVTTDRNTAAATGSEPTTHQVALAFEDGVTRFITCREDQTVADASYRQRINIPLDCRDGACGTCKAFCESGDYDGGTYIEDALSEDESAAGFALPCSMKPRSDLVLDISATSDIAKTQASTFTGSVVELDRLSDSTMRVGIEIPNRGDLAFLPGQYVNISVPGTDDGDGGLLSRSYSFANGPHEERLVFLVKLTPGGAMSTYLTDRAQRGDSITLRGPHGSFFLREAIRPVLLLAGGTGLAPILSMLRELHDDDSDRRVHLIYGVSTDIDLVALDEIEYFAGELPGFTWDHCVSDPGSTAANKGYVMSLIEPRHLYGGDVAVYLCGPPPMVESVREHVAAAGIEPTGFYYEKFALAVPSAASAPTDEASVAVTSGPETATATDEPVVPTADARAIAGQITLPPSNIEPWSEPVDSRGDDDTRVRIAGQQLWTVSGTGTDLDADDGAVAPVSARRIAGQEMFAPNVIAPLHGPPTSQPAVPTAEIPPTEIPEAPETQPDPEATMVTSEGYQIGEEHPAIHESDALFEARAALELGALELTFGRLTSRQLAGYRLLAETTLPFVEGERFVDAAEYTETNANFHDYLFTLTGNNHLLEAYKALGVKGRMGEVLRNATWCHPLCAQDHVDIVAAFESGDRESARTLIADHADRSKETMRRAMADEMATNRPRFVSPGRFTGKVVVVTGAAQGIGAQAARRISAEGGRVVLADRSDIVTELAGQLDAVGAGAIAAIADLETYDGAESVVRTAVAAYGRVDVLINNVGGAINFKPFTEFTDQQIRAEIDRSLMTTLYACRAVLPSMVTAGNGVIVNVSSAATRGIHRIPYSAAKGGINAITASLAMEYAESGIRVVATAPGGTEAPPRRISRGTPAPANHTEQEWFQAHIDQTISSSLVKRYGTLDEQAAAICFLASDEAAYITGTVLPVAGGDLG from the coding sequence ATGACTGTCACGACAGACCGGAACACGGCGGCCGCCACCGGATCCGAACCCACGACCCATCAGGTCGCGTTGGCCTTCGAAGACGGTGTCACGCGGTTCATCACCTGCCGCGAGGACCAGACCGTCGCCGACGCGTCCTACCGCCAGCGGATCAACATCCCCCTCGACTGCCGCGACGGTGCGTGTGGCACGTGTAAGGCGTTCTGCGAATCCGGCGACTACGACGGCGGCACCTACATCGAGGATGCGCTCTCCGAGGACGAGTCCGCCGCAGGCTTCGCTCTGCCCTGCTCGATGAAGCCGAGATCTGATCTGGTGCTCGACATCTCGGCCACCTCCGACATCGCCAAGACACAGGCCTCGACGTTCACCGGCTCTGTCGTCGAACTCGACCGGCTCTCGGACTCCACGATGCGTGTCGGCATCGAGATACCGAACCGTGGCGACCTGGCGTTTCTGCCGGGCCAGTACGTCAACATATCGGTACCGGGAACCGACGACGGTGACGGCGGATTGCTGTCGCGCTCGTACTCGTTCGCCAACGGCCCCCACGAGGAACGACTCGTCTTCCTGGTGAAACTGACGCCGGGTGGCGCGATGTCCACCTACCTCACCGACCGTGCGCAGCGCGGGGACTCGATCACTCTGCGCGGGCCGCACGGATCGTTCTTCCTCCGCGAGGCGATCCGGCCCGTCCTGCTGCTGGCGGGCGGAACCGGGCTCGCGCCCATCCTCTCGATGCTGCGCGAATTGCACGACGACGACAGCGATCGCCGAGTCCACCTGATCTATGGCGTGTCGACCGACATCGACCTGGTCGCGCTCGACGAGATCGAGTACTTCGCAGGCGAGCTACCCGGATTCACCTGGGACCACTGCGTCTCCGATCCCGGCAGCACCGCAGCCAACAAGGGCTATGTGATGAGCCTGATCGAGCCGCGACATCTCTACGGTGGCGACGTCGCCGTATATCTCTGCGGACCGCCACCGATGGTGGAATCGGTCCGCGAACACGTCGCCGCGGCGGGCATCGAACCGACCGGGTTCTACTACGAGAAGTTCGCCCTGGCCGTTCCGTCGGCCGCGTCGGCCCCGACGGACGAGGCATCCGTCGCCGTGACCTCCGGACCGGAAACGGCAACGGCCACCGACGAACCGGTGGTGCCGACCGCCGATGCCCGCGCGATCGCCGGCCAGATCACCTTGCCGCCAAGCAACATCGAACCGTGGTCAGAACCTGTCGACTCCCGTGGCGACGACGACACCAGAGTGCGGATCGCCGGACAGCAACTGTGGACGGTCAGCGGAACGGGCACAGATCTCGACGCCGACGACGGCGCGGTCGCGCCGGTGTCCGCTCGCAGAATCGCCGGTCAGGAAATGTTCGCGCCCAACGTGATCGCTCCCCTGCACGGCCCGCCGACATCGCAGCCCGCAGTCCCCACCGCCGAGATCCCGCCGACGGAGATCCCCGAGGCTCCAGAGACCCAGCCCGATCCTGAGGCGACCATGGTGACCTCCGAGGGTTACCAGATCGGCGAGGAACACCCGGCCATCCACGAGTCCGACGCTCTGTTCGAGGCACGCGCCGCCCTCGAACTCGGCGCCCTCGAGCTGACGTTCGGTCGCCTCACGAGTCGGCAACTCGCCGGCTACCGGTTGCTCGCGGAGACGACGTTGCCGTTCGTCGAGGGTGAGCGATTCGTGGATGCCGCAGAGTACACCGAGACCAACGCGAACTTTCACGACTACCTCTTCACCTTGACCGGCAACAACCATCTCCTCGAGGCCTACAAGGCACTCGGTGTGAAGGGCCGGATGGGCGAGGTGCTGCGCAACGCCACGTGGTGCCACCCGCTCTGCGCCCAGGACCACGTCGACATCGTGGCGGCCTTCGAGTCGGGGGATCGCGAGTCGGCACGCACGTTGATCGCCGACCACGCCGACCGTTCCAAGGAGACCATGCGTCGCGCGATGGCCGACGAGATGGCCACGAATCGGCCGCGTTTCGTCTCACCGGGGCGGTTCACCGGCAAGGTCGTGGTGGTCACCGGTGCCGCACAGGGTATCGGTGCTCAGGCCGCGCGTCGGATCAGCGCCGAGGGCGGCAGAGTGGTGCTCGCGGACCGCTCGGACATCGTCACCGAGTTGGCCGGACAGCTCGATGCCGTGGGGGCCGGTGCGATCGCCGCCATCGCCGACCTCGAGACATATGACGGCGCAGAGTCGGTGGTGCGGACGGCCGTGGCGGCCTACGGTCGCGTCGACGTGCTGATCAACAATGTGGGCGGCGCTATCAACTTCAAGCCGTTCACGGAGTTCACCGACCAGCAGATCCGCGCGGAGATCGACCGTTCGCTGATGACGACGCTGTATGCATGCCGCGCGGTACTGCCGTCGATGGTCACCGCCGGGAACGGAGTCATCGTGAACGTGTCGTCGGCGGCGACGCGCGGCATCCACCGCATCCCCTATTCGGCCGCCAAGGGCGGCATCAACGCCATCACCGCCTCGCTCGCAATGGAGTACGCCGAGAGCGGTATCCGAGTGGTGGCCACCGCCCCAGGCGGCACCGAGGCGCCGCCCCGCCGCATCTCACGGGGGACCCCCGCACCGGCAAACCACACCGAGCAGGAGTGGTTCCAGGCGCACATCGATCAGACCATCTCGTCGTCGCTGGTGAAACGCTACGGAACCCTCGACGAACAGGCAGCCGCGATCTGCTTCCTCGCGTCGGACGAGGCCGCCTACATCACCGGGACCGTGCTCCCGGTGGCGGGCGGAGATCTGGGCTGA
- the benB gene encoding benzoate 1,2-dioxygenase small subunit has protein sequence MTTTEPTETSTASASAQLITQNMIEQFLYREARYLDDREFEKWLDCYADDVVYWMPSWDDRDQLTENPQREISLIYYGNKGGLEDRVFRIRTERSSATSLPEPRTSHNISNVEVIERRGDIVDVRFNWHTMYFRYNTVDPYYGTSFYTIDFSGEHPLIRRKTIVLKNDYIHHVVDIYHY, from the coding sequence ATGACCACCACCGAGCCCACCGAGACCTCCACCGCGAGCGCGTCGGCGCAACTCATCACCCAGAACATGATCGAGCAATTCCTGTACCGCGAGGCGCGGTATCTCGATGACCGTGAGTTCGAGAAATGGCTCGACTGCTATGCCGACGACGTCGTCTACTGGATGCCCTCGTGGGACGACCGTGATCAATTGACCGAGAACCCGCAGCGCGAGATCTCGCTGATCTACTACGGCAACAAGGGTGGTCTGGAGGATCGGGTCTTCCGGATCCGCACCGAGCGGTCGTCGGCGACGTCGTTACCCGAGCCGCGGACCAGTCACAACATCAGCAACGTGGAGGTCATCGAACGTCGCGGCGACATCGTGGACGTCCGGTTCAACTGGCACACCATGTATTTCCGGTACAACACCGTCGACCCCTACTACGGCACGTCCTTCTACACGATCGACTTCTCCGGCGAACACCCGCTGATCCGGCGCAAGACCATCGTGCTCAAGAACGACTACATCCACCACGTGGTGGACATCTACCATTATTAG
- the benA gene encoding benzoate 1,2-dioxygenase large subunit, whose product MTASTTDNLHHVNSVLADAVIDDREAGIYRANRRIFTDEDIFELEMKHIFEGNWIYLAHESQVPEPGDYFTTYIGRQPVMITRDKDGELHCLINACAHRGAMICRRKTDNRMTLTCPFHGWTFRNDGTLLKVKDPDDAGYPDTFNVNGSHNLTKVARFDSYRGFLFGSLNPDVLTLDEHLGDTRTIIDMLVDQSPDGLEVVRGASTYTYDGNWKVQAENGADGYHVTATHWNYAATTSRRSTGESKNDTKALDAGGWGKSGGGYWSYPNGHLCLWTWAANPQDRPLWDQMDALKEEFGDAKGEFMVKGSRNLCLYPNVYLMDQFSTQIRHFRPIAPDKTEVTIYCIAPKGESDTARAHRIRQYEDFFNASGMATPDDLEEFRSCQLTFRAQAAPWNDMSRGAEHWLTGPDPVAETLGMTGVISAGVKNEDEGLYPVQHGYWLETMRKATGFQPPVE is encoded by the coding sequence ATGACCGCGTCGACCACCGACAACCTGCACCATGTGAACTCGGTCCTGGCAGATGCCGTCATCGACGACCGCGAGGCAGGCATCTACCGGGCGAACCGTCGCATCTTCACCGACGAGGACATCTTCGAGCTGGAGATGAAACACATCTTCGAGGGCAACTGGATCTACCTGGCGCACGAGAGCCAGGTACCGGAGCCGGGCGACTATTTCACGACCTACATCGGCCGGCAACCGGTGATGATCACGCGGGACAAGGACGGCGAACTGCATTGCCTCATCAATGCGTGCGCCCACCGCGGCGCCATGATCTGTCGACGCAAGACCGACAACCGGATGACCCTCACCTGTCCGTTCCACGGATGGACCTTCCGTAACGACGGAACGTTGCTCAAGGTCAAGGACCCCGACGACGCCGGATATCCGGACACGTTCAACGTCAACGGCTCCCACAACCTCACCAAGGTCGCGAGATTCGACTCCTACCGCGGATTCCTGTTCGGCAGCCTCAATCCCGACGTGCTGACCCTCGACGAGCACCTCGGCGACACCCGGACCATCATCGACATGCTCGTCGACCAGTCGCCAGACGGCCTCGAGGTGGTGCGCGGGGCGTCGACCTACACCTACGACGGTAACTGGAAGGTCCAGGCGGAGAACGGCGCCGACGGCTACCACGTGACCGCGACCCACTGGAACTACGCCGCCACCACATCGCGACGCAGCACCGGCGAATCGAAGAACGACACGAAGGCCCTCGATGCGGGCGGCTGGGGCAAATCGGGTGGCGGATACTGGTCGTACCCGAACGGCCACCTCTGCCTGTGGACCTGGGCCGCCAACCCGCAGGACCGACCGCTCTGGGACCAGATGGACGCACTCAAGGAAGAGTTCGGCGACGCCAAGGGCGAGTTCATGGTCAAGGGTTCACGCAATCTGTGCCTGTACCCGAATGTCTATCTGATGGACCAGTTCTCGACGCAGATCCGCCACTTCCGACCGATCGCCCCGGACAAGACCGAGGTGACCATCTATTGCATCGCGCCCAAGGGTGAGAGCGATACGGCACGCGCCCATCGCATCCGGCAGTACGAGGACTTCTTCAACGCCTCCGGCATGGCGACCCCCGACGATCTCGAGGAGTTCCGGTCCTGCCAGCTCACCTTCCGCGCGCAGGCCGCTCCGTGGAACGACATGAGTCGCGGTGCCGAGCACTGGCTGACCGGACCCGACCCGGTGGCCGAGACGCTCGGGATGACCGGTGTCATCTCGGCAGGCGTGAAGAACGAGGACGAAGGACTGTACCCCGTTCAGCACGGCTACTGGCTGGAGACGATGCGCAAGGCAACGGGGTTTCAACCGCCGGTCGAGTAG
- a CDS encoding LysR substrate-binding domain-containing protein yields MELRHLRYFAAVAETCHFGQAAAQLHVAQPALSYAIRQLENELDVTLFTRTTRQVALTPAGEYLKGESERILAGVDDAVDGVRRIAAGRSGLVRLGLTGIAAFSHLPRIARMVKRELPDVDLQIQSDMLTPVQCEGLRTMALDLGVLRPPVVGEGIDMRTIDIEPMVLAVSVDHRLAVEPVVSMDDLRNEMFVMYDSRDSAVNDAAIRSCHRAGFVPQRAHEAPGTAVLLALVAAGLGVAVLPASVRSLPLEGLVIRDLVDGGTVELALAWRAGQDNPVVQSVADAIAAAFAGVYLGEHP; encoded by the coding sequence ATGGAGCTACGGCACCTTCGCTACTTCGCAGCCGTCGCCGAGACCTGCCATTTCGGGCAGGCCGCGGCACAGTTGCACGTCGCGCAGCCTGCGCTGTCGTATGCGATCCGGCAACTGGAGAACGAGCTCGACGTCACGTTGTTCACTCGGACCACTCGTCAGGTTGCGCTGACGCCTGCAGGCGAATACCTCAAAGGGGAGTCCGAGCGCATCCTGGCCGGAGTCGACGACGCCGTCGACGGCGTGCGACGGATCGCGGCGGGCCGCAGCGGACTGGTCCGGCTGGGTCTGACCGGCATCGCGGCCTTCTCGCATCTGCCGAGGATCGCCCGGATGGTCAAGCGCGAACTCCCCGACGTCGACCTCCAGATCCAGTCGGACATGCTCACACCTGTCCAATGCGAGGGTCTGCGCACGATGGCGCTCGATCTCGGTGTGCTCCGTCCGCCGGTGGTCGGGGAGGGGATCGACATGCGCACGATCGACATCGAACCCATGGTGCTCGCCGTCTCGGTGGACCACCGCTTGGCGGTCGAGCCCGTGGTGTCGATGGACGACCTGCGCAACGAGATGTTCGTGATGTACGACAGCCGCGATTCGGCAGTCAACGACGCCGCGATCCGTAGCTGTCATCGTGCAGGTTTCGTTCCACAGCGCGCACACGAGGCGCCCGGTACCGCGGTGTTGCTGGCACTGGTCGCCGCCGGACTCGGAGTGGCCGTGCTGCCGGCATCGGTCCGGTCCCTTCCGCTTGAAGGTCTGGTGATCCGTGATCTGGTCGACGGCGGCACCGTGGAGCTCGCGCTCGCCTGGCGTGCCGGACAGGACAACCCGGTCGTGCAGTCCGTCGCCGATGCCATCGCTGCCGCATTTGCCGGCGTATACCTGGGAGAACATCCATGA
- a CDS encoding mandelate racemase/muconate lactonizing enzyme family protein, whose product MKITAIEAIPFAIPYLKPLKFASGEVHTAEHVLVRVHTDDGLVGVAEAPPRPFTYGETQDGIIAVIEKVFAPQVIGLTLLEREVVVSRLARTIGNPTAKSALDMAIWDALGKTLALPVSDLLGGYTDRMRVSHMLGFADPATMVAEAEKMRDTYGITTFKVKVGRRPITLDTAVVRALRDRFGDEIDLYVDGNRGWTASESARAMKEMSDLGLLFAEELCPADDVMSRRWLVGQVDVPFIADESVPTAADVTREILGGSATAISIKTARTGFTASRRVHHLAEGLGLEVVMGNQIDGQVGTSCALAFGAAFESTSRNAGELSNFLDMSDDLLAEPLQIRDGYLHRSSAAGIGVEIDPDKLAHYRLDRS is encoded by the coding sequence ATGAAAATCACTGCCATCGAAGCGATTCCGTTCGCGATCCCTTACCTCAAACCTCTGAAGTTCGCCTCCGGTGAGGTGCACACCGCGGAGCATGTCCTGGTTCGGGTGCACACAGATGACGGGCTGGTGGGTGTGGCGGAGGCGCCACCGCGGCCGTTCACCTACGGCGAGACCCAGGACGGCATCATCGCGGTCATCGAGAAGGTCTTCGCGCCCCAAGTGATCGGCCTGACGCTCCTCGAGCGCGAGGTCGTGGTCTCCCGGCTGGCCCGCACGATCGGCAACCCGACCGCGAAATCGGCGCTGGACATGGCCATCTGGGACGCGCTCGGAAAGACGCTGGCACTCCCGGTGTCCGATCTGCTCGGCGGTTACACCGATCGTATGCGGGTCAGTCACATGCTGGGCTTCGCCGATCCGGCGACGATGGTCGCCGAGGCCGAGAAGATGCGTGACACGTACGGCATCACCACGTTCAAGGTGAAGGTCGGACGTCGGCCGATCACGCTGGACACCGCGGTCGTGCGCGCCCTCCGTGACCGATTCGGCGACGAGATCGACCTCTACGTCGACGGCAACCGGGGATGGACCGCGTCGGAGTCCGCCCGCGCGATGAAGGAGATGTCCGACCTCGGACTGCTGTTCGCCGAGGAACTCTGCCCCGCCGACGACGTGATGAGCCGGCGATGGCTCGTCGGCCAGGTCGATGTGCCGTTCATCGCCGACGAGTCGGTGCCGACCGCCGCCGACGTCACCCGTGAGATCCTCGGTGGCTCGGCGACGGCGATCAGCATCAAGACCGCGCGCACCGGATTCACTGCATCGCGGCGCGTCCACCATCTCGCCGAGGGGCTGGGCCTGGAAGTGGTGATGGGCAATCAGATCGACGGCCAGGTCGGGACGTCGTGCGCACTGGCCTTCGGCGCCGCGTTCGAATCGACATCGCGAAACGCCGGGGAGTTGTCGAACTTCCTGGACATGAGCGACGACCTCCTGGCCGAGCCGCTGCAGATCCGGGACGGATACCTGCACCGATCATCGGCCGCCGGAATCGGTGTCGAGATCGATCCCGACAAACTGGCCCACTATCGACTTGATCGGAGCTGA
- the catC gene encoding muconolactone Delta-isomerase — protein MLFHVRMDVNIPHDLDPDTRAETVARERAYSQDLQRSGKWPHIWRIVGEYSNFSVFDVADNDELHSILSGLPLFAYMDISVTPLATHPSDIAAG, from the coding sequence ATGCTCTTCCACGTACGGATGGACGTCAACATCCCGCACGACCTGGACCCGGACACCAGAGCCGAGACCGTGGCGCGGGAAAGGGCGTACTCGCAGGATCTCCAGCGGTCCGGCAAGTGGCCGCACATCTGGCGGATCGTCGGGGAGTACTCCAATTTCTCCGTCTTCGATGTGGCCGACAACGATGAACTGCACAGCATCTTGTCGGGGCTTCCGTTGTTCGCCTACATGGACATCTCGGTGACCCCCTTGGCCACCCACCCCTCGGATATCGCTGCGGGCTGA
- the catA gene encoding catechol 1,2-dioxygenase: MTDISFEAETSAKAADSGANASARFRERMASGGTRSGVVDTERVNYLATKVVKGLNDIIISDRVSYEEYNALKAWLIRVGEDGEWPLFLDVWLEHSVEEVANEHREGSKGTIEGPYYIDGSPELPWNGTIPMRDDEPGTPLEFSGQVRAVDGTPLSGAKVELWHADDLGFYSQFAPGLPEWNLRGSWTANEDGRFEIHTLRPAPYQIPTDGACGQLIEAAGWHAWRPAHLHFKVSSPGYELITTQLYFPGDPHNDDDIATAVKPELMLDPHSAPNGEGVVVNYDFVLDPEG; encoded by the coding sequence ATGACCGACATCAGCTTTGAGGCCGAAACGTCCGCGAAGGCGGCCGACTCCGGGGCCAACGCCTCCGCCCGGTTCCGGGAGCGCATGGCGAGCGGCGGCACCCGCTCCGGTGTCGTCGACACCGAGCGCGTCAACTACCTCGCCACCAAGGTGGTCAAGGGCCTCAACGACATCATCATCTCCGATCGGGTCAGCTACGAGGAGTACAACGCCCTCAAGGCATGGCTGATCCGCGTCGGCGAGGACGGCGAATGGCCGCTGTTCCTCGACGTGTGGCTCGAACATTCGGTGGAAGAGGTCGCCAACGAGCATCGTGAGGGCAGCAAGGGCACGATCGAGGGTCCGTACTACATCGACGGCTCACCCGAGCTGCCGTGGAACGGCACCATTCCGATGCGCGACGACGAGCCGGGCACCCCGCTCGAGTTCTCCGGGCAGGTTCGCGCGGTGGACGGCACCCCGCTGTCGGGCGCCAAGGTCGAGCTGTGGCACGCCGACGATCTCGGCTTCTACTCGCAGTTCGCACCCGGACTGCCGGAATGGAATCTGCGCGGATCGTGGACTGCCAACGAGGACGGGCGTTTCGAGATCCACACGTTGCGACCGGCTCCGTACCAGATCCCGACCGACGGCGCGTGTGGCCAGCTCATCGAGGCGGCCGGTTGGCACGCCTGGCGTCCGGCCCACCTGCATTTCAAGGTGAGCTCTCCCGGTTACGAACTGATCACCACGCAGCTGTACTTCCCAGGTGACCCGCACAACGACGACGACATCGCCACGGCGGTCAAGCCGGAACTCATGCTCGACCCGCACTCCGCCCCGAACGGTGAAGGCGTTGTCGTCAACTACGATTTCGTGCTTGATCCCGAGGGCTGA